The following are from one region of the Paenibacillus sabinae T27 genome:
- a CDS encoding PFL family protein, translating to MISLVEVQETNKMIREMNLDVRTITMGISLMDCAHTDLKVFNQNIYDKITKSAEKLVKTGEDLEKQFGVPIVNKRISVTPISIAAGSLNTDSYVPVAEALDRAAKEVGVNFIGGFSALVQKGCTTGDRKLIESIPEALAVTERVCSSVNVGSSRSGINMDAVKLMGDIIRQTAERTADRDSIGCAKLVVFCNAVEDNPFMAGAFHGVGERECVINVGVSGPGVVKRALEEVKGRDFETLCETIKRTAFKVTRVGQLVAQEASKRLGVPFGIIDLSLAPTPLIGDSIAEIFQVMGLEEAGAPGTTAALAILNDNVKKGGVMASSYVGGLSGAFIPVSEDHGMIQAVQRGALTLEKLEAMTCVCSVGLDMIAIPGDTSKETISGIIADEAAIGMVNNKTTAVRLIPVIGKGVGEMVEFGGLLGYAPVMPVNSFNCAGFIDRGGRIPAPIHSFKN from the coding sequence ATGATTTCATTGGTGGAAGTACAAGAAACGAATAAAATGATCCGCGAGATGAACCTGGACGTGCGGACCATTACCATGGGCATCAGCCTGATGGATTGCGCGCATACGGATTTGAAAGTGTTTAACCAGAATATCTATGACAAGATCACCAAATCCGCAGAGAAGCTGGTGAAGACCGGTGAAGATCTGGAGAAACAGTTCGGCGTGCCGATCGTCAACAAACGGATTTCGGTTACGCCCATCTCCATTGCGGCAGGTTCCCTGAATACGGACAGCTATGTTCCGGTTGCTGAAGCTTTGGACAGAGCGGCTAAGGAAGTTGGAGTCAACTTCATCGGCGGATTCTCCGCGCTTGTGCAGAAGGGTTGCACGACGGGCGACCGCAAGCTGATCGAGAGCATTCCCGAGGCGCTTGCCGTGACGGAAAGAGTCTGCTCCTCCGTCAACGTTGGCTCGTCCCGCAGCGGTATCAACATGGACGCCGTCAAGCTGATGGGTGACATTATCCGCCAGACTGCTGAGCGTACGGCCGACCGCGACTCCATCGGATGCGCGAAGCTGGTTGTCTTCTGCAACGCCGTGGAGGACAACCCTTTCATGGCGGGCGCTTTCCACGGTGTAGGCGAACGCGAGTGCGTCATTAACGTGGGCGTCAGCGGCCCGGGCGTCGTCAAACGGGCCCTGGAAGAAGTAAAGGGCCGGGACTTCGAAACGCTGTGCGAGACGATCAAGCGGACTGCCTTCAAGGTAACCCGTGTCGGACAGCTTGTTGCGCAGGAAGCATCGAAGCGTCTTGGCGTTCCGTTCGGCATTATCGACCTGTCGCTGGCGCCGACGCCGCTGATCGGGGATTCCATCGCGGAAATCTTCCAGGTAATGGGCCTGGAAGAAGCGGGAGCGCCCGGAACGACGGCGGCGCTCGCCATCCTTAACGACAACGTCAAGAAAGGCGGCGTCATGGCTTCTTCCTATGTGGGCGGACTTAGCGGCGCGTTCATTCCCGTCAGTGAAGACCACGGCATGATCCAGGCCGTGCAGCGCGGTGCGCTGACGCTGGAGAAGCTCGAAGCAATGACCTGCGTCTGCTCGGTTGGACTTGATATGATCGCTATTCCGGGCGACACGTCCAAGGAGACGATCTCCGGCATCATCGCCGACGAAGCCGCTATCGGCATGGTCAATAACAAGACGACGGCCGTACGCCTCATTCCCGTGATCGGCAAGGGAGTCGGCGAGATGGTCGAGTTCGGCGGACTGCTCGGCTATGCTCCGGTTATGCCCGTCAACTCATTCAACTGCGCCGGCTTTATCGACCGGGGCGGCCGGATTCCGGCACCGATCCACAGCTTCAAGAACTAA
- a CDS encoding LysE family translocator → MILRGLKWGLLLQLAVGPVCLFIFRAASLQGFGAAFAGVIAVSLADGLYILAALRGARMLGAGRRPGGALYLIGAGTLLLFGLNMIAGMFDLSLLPSIPLSQGTGGDSLFIRAFLLTASNPLTLLFWTGVFSAKMIELRLGGGELLQFGTGCLLATVLFLTGVALLGHLAHAFVTPLAAKWLNFMTGILFLYYAFRLIVKWIVKPAEPTA, encoded by the coding sequence ATGATATTACGTGGATTAAAATGGGGGCTCTTGCTTCAGCTGGCCGTGGGCCCGGTCTGTCTGTTTATTTTCCGCGCCGCTTCGCTGCAGGGCTTCGGCGCCGCCTTTGCTGGAGTCATCGCCGTATCGCTGGCCGACGGGCTCTATATTCTCGCCGCGCTGCGGGGCGCCCGCATGCTTGGCGCCGGCCGGAGGCCCGGCGGCGCTTTATATCTTATCGGCGCAGGCACGCTCCTTCTGTTCGGCCTGAACATGATCGCCGGAATGTTCGACCTTAGCCTGCTCCCTTCCATCCCGCTTTCGCAAGGCACCGGCGGAGACAGCCTGTTCATTCGCGCCTTTCTGCTGACCGCGTCCAATCCGCTGACGCTGCTCTTCTGGACCGGAGTCTTCTCAGCCAAAATGATCGAGCTGAGGCTTGGCGGGGGCGAGCTTCTTCAGTTCGGCACGGGCTGTCTGCTGGCGACCGTTCTGTTCCTGACAGGGGTTGCGCTTCTCGGGCATTTGGCCCATGCTTTCGTCACGCCCCTCGCCGCGAAATGGCTGAACTTCATGACCGGTATCCTGTTCCTGTACTACGCCTTCCGCCTGATCGTGAAATGGATCGTCAAGCCCGCGGAGCCCACAGCATGA
- a CDS encoding YnfA family protein translates to MAISILLFILAGLAEIGGGYLVWLWLRESKPLWTGIAGALILVVYGIIPTFQRFPGFGRVYAAYGGVFIVLAVLWGWLVDKKTPDLYDWIGAAVCLAGVSIMLWAPRA, encoded by the coding sequence ATGGCCATATCCATTCTATTGTTTATTTTGGCGGGACTGGCGGAAATCGGGGGAGGTTACCTGGTGTGGCTGTGGCTGCGGGAATCGAAGCCGCTTTGGACCGGGATCGCCGGAGCGCTGATCCTTGTCGTTTACGGAATTATCCCGACCTTTCAGCGTTTCCCGGGCTTTGGACGCGTATATGCGGCATACGGCGGAGTCTTTATCGTGCTGGCTGTGCTGTGGGGATGGCTTGTCGACAAAAAAACGCCGGACCTTTACGATTGGATCGGGGCCGCGGTCTGCCTGGCCGGAGTGTCCATCATGCTGTGGGCTCCGCGGGCTTGA
- a CDS encoding Lrp/AsnC family transcriptional regulator, whose protein sequence is MDEIDRSILKALNENSRMTISDISKKVKLSIPAVTERIRKMDESGTIEGYTVKINRAKAGYKLLAFVLVVIDRTEQIPAFRAFIAGCGEVLECHHLAGEYDYLLKVLVEDTGELEKFLSHTLKSVPGVIRSNTMISLSSLKEKWNR, encoded by the coding sequence ATGGATGAAATCGACCGCAGCATTCTGAAAGCACTGAATGAGAACAGCCGGATGACCATCTCGGACATCAGTAAAAAAGTGAAGCTGTCCATTCCAGCGGTGACGGAGAGAATCCGCAAAATGGACGAATCCGGAACAATTGAGGGATATACCGTCAAAATTAACCGGGCCAAGGCCGGCTACAAGCTGCTGGCGTTCGTGCTGGTCGTCATCGACCGGACGGAGCAAATTCCCGCCTTTCGCGCTTTCATTGCCGGGTGCGGCGAGGTTCTGGAGTGCCACCATCTTGCCGGTGAATATGATTACTTGCTCAAGGTGCTCGTGGAAGACACCGGGGAGCTGGAGAAATTCCTGTCCCACACACTGAAAAGCGTGCCGGGCGTGATCCGAAGCAATACCATGATTTCCCTGTCTTCGCTCAAAGAGAAGTGGAACCGTTGA
- a CDS encoding ACT domain-containing protein encodes MKGIITVLGKDKVGIIAKVCSYLAERNVNILDISQTIVQDYFNMMMIVDISKAEKSIEILVEELQHIGEEIGVEIKLQHEDIFNIMHRI; translated from the coding sequence TTGAAAGGAATCATTACTGTACTCGGTAAAGACAAGGTCGGCATTATCGCTAAGGTATGCTCATATCTGGCGGAACGCAATGTGAACATTCTGGACATTTCGCAAACCATCGTCCAGGATTACTTCAATATGATGATGATTGTCGATATTTCCAAAGCGGAGAAATCCATTGAAATTCTGGTAGAGGAACTTCAGCATATCGGTGAGGAAATCGGCGTGGAAATCAAGCTGCAGCATGAGGATATTTTCAATATCATGCACCGGATCTAG